The Achromobacter deleyi region GCCGCGCTGTCCGAGCTGGGCCCCAACTATGTCTGGCGCACCGAGTTCATGACGGCGCCGGGCGCCCGGCCCGATGCCAAGGGCGTGCTGAGCGGTCCGCTGTACCTGCGCGCCGGAGGCGACCCCCAATTCCTGCTGCAGGACCTGTGGGCCTTGCTGCGTGAGCTGCGGCTGCGCGGGGTCAAGCAGATCAACGATCTGGTGATCGACCGCAGCATCTTCGGCCAGGTGGCCACGGATCCCGGCGCCTTCGACGGCGCGCCGGATCGGGCCTACAACGCCAGCCCGGATGCCCTGATGGTGGGCTTTGGCGCCTTGCGCCTGCTGTTCACGCCCGATCCCGTCGCCAATAAATGGGTGCCGCTGATCGATCCGCCGCTGCCTGGCCTGAAGATCGAAGGCCGTGTGGAATGGAGCGACGTCCGCTGTCCCGGCCCCCCCGTGGTCACGACCGAGCCCCTCATCACCCAGCAAGGCGTGACCATCCGCGTGAACGGCAAGGTGGCCGGCTCCTGCGGCGAATTCAGCCTGTACCGGCTGGCGCTTTCCCAGCCCGACTACGCCACCGAGGTGTTCCGCATGCTCTGGAAGGAGCTGGGCGGCACGTTCAAGGGGCAGGTCCGTTCCGGCATGGTTCCCCCCGATGCGGTGGTGCTGGCCTCCCATGACTCGCCGACGCTGGCCGAGGCCATCCGCCAGATCAACAAGCGCAGCAATAACGTCATGGCGCGGACCCTGCTCCTGACGCTGGGCGCGGAGCGCGGCCGCCGGCCGTCCACCGTCAGCAGCAGCGAGGCCGTGACCAAGGGACTGCTGGCCAAGCAGGGCCTGGACATGCCGGAACTGGTCATCGACAACGGCGCCGGCCTGTCGCGCGACGCCCGGGTATCCGCGGACAGCCTGGCGTCCATGCTGACCGTGGCCTGGAATTCGCCGGTGATGCCGGAGTACATTTCATCCTTTGCGATCGCCGGGGTGGACGGCACGGTGCGCCGCCGCCTGAAGGGCGACGGCATCCTGGGCATGGCCCACCTGAAGACCGGCTCCTTGCGCGACGTGCGCTCGATCGCCGGCTACGTGCTGGGGGCCAGCGGCAAGCGCTACGTGGTCGTCAGCATCGTCAACCACGAACAGGCCGGCGCCGTCCGCGCCTTCGACGACGCCCTTATCGCCTGGCTCGCCGAACAATGAATGTGCACCTCCACGCTGCGCGCACGTTGTGCGCTTGCTGCCCCCGAAGGCGGGGCGGCAATTCTTGCGAAGGGCGCGCACGCGTGGGGCCTTAAACCGATTACGATCCTCAGGTGTGGCTTGCCAGCGGCCGACGCGCCCGCGTCGCGCCGTTCCGGTTCCTCCTGAGGCGAAAACCCCTGTCTACCCCATATTCTGGAGAGTTACGCACATGCCCGTGCACGAAATCCGCCATCCGCTGATCCGCCACAAGCTCGGGATCATGCGTCGCGCCGACCTCAGTACCAAGAGCTTCCGTGAACTGTCGCAGGAAGTGGGCGCGCTGCTTACCTATGAAGCGTCCAAGGATCTGCCGCTGGCTCCCGCCACCGTCGAAGGCTGGTGCGGCCAGGTCCAGGTGGAGAAGATCGCCGGCAAGAAAGTCACCGTGGTGCCGATCCTGCGCGCCGGCATCGGCATGCTGGACGGGGTGCTCAGCCTGATCCCGGGCGCCAAGGTCAGTGTCGTGGGCGTGGCCCGCAACGAAGAGACGCTGGAAGCGCATACCTATCTGGAACGCCTGGTGGGCGAACTGGACCAGCGCCTGGCGCTGATCGTCGACCCGATGCTGGCCACCGGCGGCTCGATGGTTGCGGCCATCGACCTGCTCAAGCGCGCCGGCTGCAAGGAAATCCGTGCGCTGGTGCTGGTTGCCGCCCCGGTAGGCATCGACACCGTGCTGGCCAAGCACCCCGACGTGCATATCTACACGGCGTCCATCGATGACGGCCTGAACGAGCACGGCTACATCATGCCGGGCCTGGGCGACGCCGGCGACCGCATTTTCGGCACGACGCAAAAGGCGGAATAACGCCCGCCGCTACGCGGCCAGCCGCTGCGGCCGGCCGTCCAGGTGCTGGCCAAACCAGTGCAATTGCGGCGCCAGTCCGGCGACCTCGCCCACGATCAGCAGGGCAGGGGACCGGATGGCGTGTGCCTGGGCCAGTTGCGGCAGCTGCTCCAGCGTGCCCGACAGCACGCGCTGTTCGGGCCGGCTGCCGTTTTCGATCAGCGCGAACGGCGTCCCCGGCGACCTGCCGTGGCGCAGCAGCCGCTGGGTCAGCAGGTCAAGCTGGCCCACCCCCATGTAGAACGCCAGGGTCTGCTTTTCGCGGGCGAGCGCGGGCCAGTCCAGGTTGTCCTCGTCTTCGCGGCAATGCGCCGTGACCAGCCGGACTGACTGGGCGTGCTCGCGGTGCGTCAGCGGAATGCCGGCATAGGCCGCACAGGCCAGGGCAGCAGTAATGCCGGGCACCACTTCATAGCGCACGCCATGGGCGCGCAGATATTCCAGTTCTTCGCCGCCGCGGCCGAAAATGAAGGCGTCGCCGCCCTTGAGCCGCACGACCCGGCGGCCGGCGCGGGCATGCTCGACCAGCAGCGCATGAATGCGCGCCTGGGTCGCGTGATGGTTTTCACCGGGCAGCTTGCCCACCGGCACGCGTTCGGCGTCGCGGCGCGCCAGCGACATGACCTCGTCGCTGACCAGCCGGTCATACAGGATCACGTCGGCTTCGTTCAGGGCGCGCAAGGCCTTGAGCGTCAGCAGGCCGGGATCGCCGGGGCCCGCGCCCACCAGCACCACGCTGCCCGCGGCCGGGGCAAGCGGCGCGGCCAGGGCGGCGGCCAGCGCCGCTTCGGCCTGCGCCGGCTGCTGCTGGCGCAAAAAGCCGGCCACCGGGCCGTCCAGCAGCCAGTCATAGAAGCGGCGGCGCGCGCCCAGGTCGGGGTGGCTGGACCGGATGCGCTTGCGGTAGCTGGCCGCCAGGCCGGCCAGCTGGCCCAGCGTGTGGTCGAACAGCGATT contains the following coding sequences:
- the dacB gene encoding D-alanyl-D-alanine carboxypeptidase/D-alanyl-D-alanine endopeptidase codes for the protein MTGQANKRVGGLKRWLAGGLLGLAAGAAFAQVPGLPPNVVNAWKASKLPDSSLSLVVQEVGGPRLVALNAKESRNPASVMKLVTTWAALSELGPNYVWRTEFMTAPGARPDAKGVLSGPLYLRAGGDPQFLLQDLWALLRELRLRGVKQINDLVIDRSIFGQVATDPGAFDGAPDRAYNASPDALMVGFGALRLLFTPDPVANKWVPLIDPPLPGLKIEGRVEWSDVRCPGPPVVTTEPLITQQGVTIRVNGKVAGSCGEFSLYRLALSQPDYATEVFRMLWKELGGTFKGQVRSGMVPPDAVVLASHDSPTLAEAIRQINKRSNNVMARTLLLTLGAERGRRPSTVSSSEAVTKGLLAKQGLDMPELVIDNGAGLSRDARVSADSLASMLTVAWNSPVMPEYISSFAIAGVDGTVRRRLKGDGILGMAHLKTGSLRDVRSIAGYVLGASGKRYVVVSIVNHEQAGAVRAFDDALIAWLAEQ
- the upp gene encoding uracil phosphoribosyltransferase — its product is MPVHEIRHPLIRHKLGIMRRADLSTKSFRELSQEVGALLTYEASKDLPLAPATVEGWCGQVQVEKIAGKKVTVVPILRAGIGMLDGVLSLIPGAKVSVVGVARNEETLEAHTYLERLVGELDQRLALIVDPMLATGGSMVAAIDLLKRAGCKEIRALVLVAAPVGIDTVLAKHPDVHIYTASIDDGLNEHGYIMPGLGDAGDRIFGTTQKAE
- the cysG gene encoding siroheme synthase CysG; translation: MKLFPIFADLKDRLVLVVGGGAVAERKTLALLEACADVVVGAPELTPALATLAAEGRIRHLQGLFDPAWLEAVWLVVAATDDRATNAAVSDAAQARRIFSNVVDDPELSSFQVPSIVDRSPVIVAISSSGVAPVLARRIRERIESLFDHTLGQLAGLAASYRKRIRSSHPDLGARRRFYDWLLDGPVAGFLRQQQPAQAEAALAAALAAPLAPAAGSVVLVGAGPGDPGLLTLKALRALNEADVILYDRLVSDEVMSLARRDAERVPVGKLPGENHHATQARIHALLVEHARAGRRVVRLKGGDAFIFGRGGEELEYLRAHGVRYEVVPGITAALACAAYAGIPLTHREHAQSVRLVTAHCREDEDNLDWPALAREKQTLAFYMGVGQLDLLTQRLLRHGRSPGTPFALIENGSRPEQRVLSGTLEQLPQLAQAHAIRSPALLIVGEVAGLAPQLHWFGQHLDGRPQRLAA